One Cupriavidus oxalaticus genomic region harbors:
- a CDS encoding sterol desaturase family protein: protein MHNLGKFTLYVTAFIVAVSLVEAFVLARKANRQGKAYPWHEVALSLADLVGRKLLALLPLSLAAPVFAFAWQHRIFTVEINSALAVLLLFLGQEFCYYWYHRASHRIRFFWATHAVHHSPNELTLGTAYRLGWTGKITGTAIFFAPLVFLGVRPEVVLATVSLNLLYQFWLHTTWIPKLGWLEYVFNTPSAHRVHHASNIDYLDANFGGVLIIFDRLFGTYVEEREDEPCRYGLVHPTTTHNPLVNQFEHWVSLFGDMARAGSVTKAIGYLVMPPGWTPDGSGDTTESLRQQAQAERAVAVNAS, encoded by the coding sequence ATGCACAACCTCGGAAAATTCACCCTCTACGTCACGGCGTTTATCGTGGCGGTCTCTCTGGTCGAAGCCTTCGTGCTGGCACGCAAGGCGAACCGCCAGGGCAAGGCCTACCCCTGGCATGAAGTCGCCCTGTCGCTGGCCGACCTGGTCGGCCGCAAGCTGCTGGCGCTGCTGCCGCTGTCGCTGGCCGCCCCGGTGTTCGCGTTTGCCTGGCAGCACCGCATCTTCACGGTGGAAATCAACAGCGCGCTGGCCGTGCTGCTGCTCTTCCTCGGACAAGAGTTCTGCTACTACTGGTACCACCGCGCCTCGCACCGCATCCGCTTCTTCTGGGCCACGCACGCGGTCCACCACTCGCCGAACGAACTGACGCTGGGTACGGCCTATCGCCTCGGCTGGACCGGCAAGATCACCGGCACCGCCATCTTCTTCGCGCCGCTGGTCTTCCTGGGCGTTCGTCCCGAAGTGGTGCTGGCCACGGTGAGCCTGAACCTGCTGTACCAGTTCTGGCTGCACACCACCTGGATCCCCAAGCTGGGCTGGCTCGAATACGTGTTCAACACCCCCTCGGCGCACCGCGTGCACCATGCCTCGAACATCGACTACCTCGATGCCAACTTCGGCGGCGTGCTGATCATCTTCGACCGCCTGTTCGGCACCTATGTGGAAGAGCGTGAAGACGAGCCCTGCCGCTACGGCCTGGTCCACCCGACCACCACGCACAATCCGCTGGTCAACCAGTTCGAGCACTGGGTCAGCCTGTTCGGCGACATGGCCAGGGCCGGCAGCGTGACCAAGGCAATCGGCTACCTGGTGATGCCCCCGGGCTGGACGCCGGACGGCAGCGGCGACACCACCGAAAGCCTGCGCCAGCAGGCCCAGGCGGAACGGGCGGTGGCGGTGAACGCAAGCTGA
- the nirJ gene encoding heme d1 biosynthesis radical SAM protein NirJ: MFRLSRFMEALRDAGPVPPARKAAGPVVIWNLIRRCNLNCRHCYATSADTDFKGELDTAEALRVLAQLRDARVPALILSGGEPLLRPDLYDIAAHARALGFHLSLSSNGTLLDAGHAARLAAAGFDYVGVSLDGLPATHDRFRRSDGAFAQALAGLRAARAAGLRVGVRMTLTEANAAQLPDLVALTEREGIDKFYLSHFNYAGRARSHRAEDARHARTRAALDWLFEHVWARTRAGHAGDFVTGNNDADGVYLLYWIAQRFPHRVADMRQRLEQWGGNATGVGVANIDNLGNVHPDTMWWHVTLGNVRERPFGEIWASRADPLMAGLASRPRPLQGRCADCAQRAICNGNTRVRALALTGNAWAEDPGCYLSDTEIANAPGTEVAA, translated from the coding sequence ATGTTCCGCCTGTCCCGCTTCATGGAAGCCCTGCGCGATGCCGGGCCGGTGCCGCCTGCCCGCAAGGCTGCCGGTCCGGTCGTGATCTGGAACCTGATCCGCCGCTGCAACCTCAACTGCCGGCATTGCTATGCCACTTCTGCCGATACCGACTTCAAGGGCGAGCTGGATACCGCCGAGGCACTGCGGGTGCTGGCACAGTTGCGCGACGCGCGCGTGCCCGCGCTGATCCTGTCCGGTGGCGAGCCGCTGCTGCGGCCGGACCTGTATGACATTGCCGCCCATGCGCGCGCGCTCGGCTTCCACCTGTCGCTGTCGTCGAACGGCACGCTGCTCGATGCCGGCCATGCCGCACGGCTGGCCGCGGCGGGCTTCGACTATGTCGGCGTCAGCCTGGACGGGCTGCCCGCCACGCACGACCGCTTCCGCCGCAGCGACGGCGCCTTCGCGCAGGCGCTGGCGGGATTGCGCGCCGCGCGCGCCGCCGGCCTGCGCGTCGGCGTGCGCATGACGCTGACCGAGGCCAACGCCGCGCAGCTGCCCGACCTCGTCGCGCTGACCGAACGCGAAGGCATCGACAAGTTCTACCTGTCCCACTTCAACTACGCCGGCCGCGCGCGCAGCCATCGCGCCGAAGACGCGCGGCATGCGCGCACGCGTGCCGCGCTGGACTGGCTGTTCGAGCATGTCTGGGCGCGTACGCGCGCGGGCCACGCCGGCGACTTCGTCACCGGCAACAACGATGCCGACGGGGTCTACCTGCTGTACTGGATCGCGCAGCGCTTCCCGCACCGCGTCGCCGACATGCGCCAGCGGCTGGAACAGTGGGGCGGCAACGCCACCGGCGTGGGCGTGGCCAATATCGACAACCTCGGCAACGTGCATCCCGACACGATGTGGTGGCACGTCACGCTGGGCAACGTGCGCGAACGGCCCTTCGGCGAGATCTGGGCAAGCCGCGCCGATCCGCTGATGGCGGGACTGGCCAGCCGGCCGCGCCCGCTGCAGGGACGCTGCGCGGACTGCGCGCAGCGTGCCATCTGCAACGGCAATACCCGCGTACGTGCGCTAGCGCTGACCGGCAACGCGTGGGCGGAGGATCCGGGCTGCTACCTCAGCGATACCGAGATCGCCAACGCGCCCGGCACGGAGGTGGCGGCATGA
- a CDS encoding helix-turn-helix transcriptional regulator — MLLWTRAGRLRSVWENQPDAPQSGPVAATLVRGGAVLLPASTRHFTAAEAGRQHHGELYLPPDRLRGSAPYGALRLDGAALAMLEALLTPGLAPASAELLVRAIVGQVMASPLLALPQEPASLALRLVRCFSAALERDQALPSIDAAAGSLGVSARQLQRACQLEFGASPVAVRRRVLAAHARSLLAAGLPLSRVSERLGFASSGHLARLLREVPPAG, encoded by the coding sequence ATGCTGCTGTGGACGCGCGCCGGCCGGCTGCGCAGCGTGTGGGAAAACCAGCCCGATGCGCCACAGTCCGGCCCGGTGGCGGCCACGCTGGTACGCGGCGGCGCGGTGCTGCTGCCGGCATCGACTCGCCATTTCACCGCGGCGGAAGCCGGCCGCCAGCATCACGGCGAACTCTACCTGCCCCCTGACAGGCTGCGCGGGTCCGCGCCCTACGGCGCGCTGCGGCTCGACGGCGCTGCGCTGGCGATGCTCGAAGCGCTGCTGACGCCGGGGCTTGCCCCTGCCAGCGCAGAGCTATTGGTGCGCGCCATCGTCGGCCAGGTCATGGCCAGCCCGCTGCTGGCACTGCCGCAGGAGCCGGCCTCGCTCGCGCTCCGGCTGGTGCGCTGCTTCAGCGCGGCGCTGGAGCGCGACCAGGCGCTGCCGTCGATCGATGCCGCGGCCGGCAGCCTGGGCGTCTCGGCGCGGCAGCTGCAGCGCGCCTGCCAGCTTGAATTTGGCGCCAGCCCGGTCGCGGTCCGCCGGCGCGTGCTCGCGGCGCATGCGCGCAGCCTGCTGGCCGCAGGGTTGCCGCTTTCCCGCGTCAGCGAGCGCCTTGGCTTTGCCAGCAGCGGCCATCTCGCGCGCCTGCTGCGCGAGGTGCCGCCGGCAGGCTGA
- a CDS encoding ATP-binding protein — protein MTRSSSLLGRLLPRSLLARNILLLVALVAITQACSLTVLLHYVQRPRIERAAIVFADYVRTLDRVVAAMPLDSSGAAAARMGAQAQAPEHAAVKPAADLEHLLRTWQRDVFMEALRRHLPADMPVRWQTGEAEQLWIRMHVGGEPRWIGLPISEDVRAGGIATALALSTALALLAALTGYLIQRHLNRPLQDLARAAQDICAGSTPPPLPTDGPTEIAQVSGAFNQMTQALQQAEQTRALMLAGVSHDIRTPLTKLRLAMAMSIPRGADDAFVASAEGYLDHIETILQQFMDYAGSGEKEQPQPGDVNALVSQLAADFAGLGHEFELSLAELPPVPYRPVSLMRLLMNLMQNAVVYGKSGFSVRTWRDAACAYVAIGDRGTGIAAHELEQLKAPFSRGANARGHAGGTGLGLAIVERIARLHGGSLQFRQRDGGGLEAVVALPLQAPAA, from the coding sequence GTGACGCGTTCGTCGTCCCTGCTCGGGCGCCTGCTGCCGCGCTCGCTGCTGGCGCGCAATATCCTGCTGCTGGTGGCGCTGGTGGCCATCACCCAGGCGTGTTCGCTGACGGTGCTGCTGCATTACGTGCAGCGCCCGCGCATCGAGCGCGCCGCCATCGTCTTTGCCGATTACGTGCGCACGCTCGACCGCGTGGTGGCGGCAATGCCGCTTGACTCCAGCGGTGCCGCGGCCGCGCGCATGGGCGCGCAGGCGCAAGCGCCCGAGCACGCCGCCGTGAAACCCGCGGCCGATCTGGAGCACCTGCTGCGCACCTGGCAACGCGATGTCTTCATGGAGGCGCTGCGGCGCCACCTGCCCGCCGACATGCCGGTGCGATGGCAGACCGGCGAGGCCGAGCAACTCTGGATCCGCATGCATGTGGGTGGCGAACCCCGCTGGATCGGCCTGCCGATCAGCGAGGACGTGCGCGCCGGCGGCATCGCCACGGCGCTGGCGCTGTCGACCGCGCTGGCGCTGCTCGCGGCGCTGACCGGCTACCTGATCCAGCGCCACCTGAACCGGCCGCTGCAGGACCTTGCGCGTGCCGCGCAGGACATCTGCGCCGGATCGACACCGCCACCACTGCCGACCGACGGCCCGACCGAGATCGCCCAGGTCAGTGGCGCCTTCAACCAGATGACGCAGGCGTTGCAGCAGGCCGAGCAGACGCGGGCGCTGATGCTGGCGGGTGTCTCGCACGACATCCGCACGCCACTGACCAAGCTGCGCCTGGCCATGGCCATGTCGATCCCGCGCGGCGCCGACGACGCGTTCGTGGCCTCGGCCGAGGGCTACCTGGACCACATCGAGACCATCCTGCAGCAGTTCATGGACTACGCCGGCAGCGGCGAGAAAGAGCAGCCGCAGCCCGGCGACGTCAACGCGCTGGTGTCGCAGCTCGCCGCCGACTTCGCCGGCCTGGGCCATGAATTCGAGCTGTCGCTCGCGGAATTGCCGCCGGTTCCCTATCGCCCGGTCAGCCTGATGCGGCTGCTGATGAACCTGATGCAGAACGCTGTCGTCTACGGCAAGTCAGGCTTCAGCGTGCGCACGTGGCGCGATGCCGCGTGTGCCTATGTTGCCATCGGCGATCGCGGCACCGGCATCGCCGCGCACGAGCTGGAGCAGCTCAAGGCGCCCTTCAGCCGCGGCGCCAACGCGCGCGGCCACGCGGGCGGCACGGGGCTCGGGCTGGCCATTGTCGAGCGCATCGCGCGGCTGCACGGCGGCTCGCTGCAGTTCCGCCAGCGCGATGGCGGCGGGCTCGAAGCGGTGGTGGCGCTGCCGCTGCAGGCACCGGCGGCGTAG
- a CDS encoding Bug family tripartite tricarboxylate transporter substrate binding protein, which translates to MATLPPLLSQVSACILGALCLLPAGAAVARDWPTKPVTLVVPFPAGGGTDLLVRTIQPKLQAALGQPVVIDNRSGAGGTIGSTFVARAAPDGYVVGVATTSTHAVSASVFPRLPYKPATDFAYAGFIGTSPYVLAVNRALQAPDVKTLLDRLRQHKLAQHSFASVGVGTVSHLIGVQFHALSKVPLTHVPYRGAAPAYTDLIGGQVQLMFDNPAGLVPYLRASKLVAVATTAPTPLLPNVQTFASQGVPGFTQQLWYGLAFPRGTPASVVARMNQALDQVLADKDTIRELADKGVTARAGTPADMLAAVQHDLSYWGAIARSVGATIE; encoded by the coding sequence ATGGCAACCCTGCCACCCTTACTTTCCCAAGTGTCCGCCTGCATCCTCGGGGCGCTTTGCCTGCTACCGGCCGGCGCCGCCGTCGCCCGGGACTGGCCCACCAAGCCGGTCACGCTGGTGGTGCCGTTTCCGGCCGGCGGCGGCACCGACCTGCTGGTCCGCACCATCCAGCCCAAACTGCAGGCGGCGCTTGGCCAGCCTGTGGTGATCGACAATCGCAGTGGCGCGGGCGGCACCATCGGCTCGACGTTCGTGGCGCGTGCCGCACCGGACGGCTACGTGGTGGGTGTGGCGACCACCAGTACGCATGCGGTCAGCGCCAGCGTCTTTCCCCGGCTGCCGTACAAGCCGGCCACCGACTTTGCCTATGCCGGCTTTATCGGCACGTCGCCTTATGTGCTGGCGGTCAATCGCGCGCTGCAGGCACCTGACGTAAAAACGCTGCTCGACCGGCTGCGGCAGCACAAGCTTGCACAGCACAGCTTTGCCTCGGTCGGCGTGGGCACCGTATCGCACCTGATCGGTGTGCAATTCCATGCGTTGTCCAAAGTGCCGCTGACGCATGTGCCATATCGCGGCGCAGCGCCCGCTTATACCGACCTCATCGGTGGCCAGGTACAACTGATGTTCGACAATCCCGCGGGGCTTGTGCCGTACCTCCGCGCCAGCAAGCTGGTTGCCGTTGCGACGACCGCGCCGACGCCGCTGCTGCCCAACGTGCAGACCTTCGCCAGCCAGGGCGTGCCGGGTTTCACGCAGCAACTCTGGTATGGGCTAGCGTTTCCGCGCGGGACACCAGCGTCGGTCGTTGCGCGCATGAACCAGGCGCTCGATCAGGTGCTGGCGGACAAGGACACCATCCGCGAACTTGCCGACAAGGGCGTGACGGCGCGCGCGGGCACACCTGCAGACATGCTGGCCGCCGTGCAGCATGACCTGTCTTACTGGGGCGCGATTGCCCGGTCCGTGGGGGCGACGATTGAATAA
- the cobA gene encoding uroporphyrinogen-III C-methyltransferase codes for MNSPLKPGKVWLVGVGPGSPDLVTVRAVRALAAADVWLVDDLVAPEMSCYARPGTHVEWVGKRGGRCSVTQARIQQLTLQHALAGRTVARVKGGDPLLFGRGGEEAAFLRAHGVPVEVVNGISSGMAAAQALGVALTHRAHCHGVTFVTGHTSEHGSPDWEALVRGGTTLVIYMGMSRLAAIRDGLLAAGMRPDMPAAVVMHAGGAEQRSWTGTVQALAEALAAGMASPAVVLVGGVVAEAMALPSELPSAVPAVP; via the coding sequence ATGAACTCTCCCCTGAAGCCCGGCAAGGTCTGGCTGGTCGGCGTCGGCCCCGGCAGCCCCGACCTGGTCACGGTGCGCGCGGTGCGCGCGCTCGCGGCCGCCGACGTATGGCTGGTCGATGATCTGGTCGCGCCGGAAATGTCCTGCTATGCCCGGCCCGGCACGCATGTCGAGTGGGTCGGCAAGCGCGGCGGCCGCTGCTCGGTCACCCAGGCGCGCATCCAGCAGCTGACGCTGCAGCATGCGCTGGCCGGCCGCACCGTGGCGCGCGTCAAGGGCGGCGATCCGCTGCTGTTCGGCCGCGGCGGCGAGGAGGCCGCCTTCCTGCGCGCGCACGGCGTGCCGGTGGAAGTGGTCAACGGCATCAGCAGCGGCATGGCGGCGGCGCAGGCCCTGGGCGTCGCGCTGACCCACCGCGCCCACTGCCACGGCGTGACCTTCGTCACCGGGCACACCAGCGAACACGGCTCGCCCGACTGGGAGGCGCTGGTGCGCGGCGGCACCACGCTGGTCATCTACATGGGCATGAGCCGGCTCGCGGCGATCCGCGACGGGCTGCTGGCGGCCGGCATGCGACCCGATATGCCGGCGGCGGTGGTGATGCATGCGGGCGGCGCGGAACAGCGTTCATGGACCGGCACGGTGCAGGCGCTGGCCGAAGCGCTGGCCGCCGGGATGGCCAGCCCGGCGGTGGTGCTGGTGGGCGGGGTGGTGGCGGAGGCGATGGCCTTGCCGTCCGAATTGCCGTCCGCCGTGCCCGCCGTGCCGTAG
- a CDS encoding response regulator: MEQVNRIVVLDDEAELRNMLQRFLTGHGFRVRAVADGKQLDKYLQREPHDLLVLDLMMEPEDGLTICKRLRAEGHTLPILMLTAKGDPMDRVAGLETGADDYLAKPFVPDELVARIRALLRRQKMSAGDPTVTTQRLRFGDFTFDVGKQTLLRGGEPVEVHSAQMLLLHALGSSPNRAVSRENLLARARGRDHDALDRSIDVQILRLRQIVEDDPSKPRFIKTVWGVGYMLVAGVES; encoded by the coding sequence ATGGAACAGGTGAACAGGATTGTCGTGCTCGACGATGAAGCCGAGCTGCGCAACATGCTGCAACGCTTCCTGACCGGGCATGGCTTCCGCGTGCGCGCGGTGGCCGACGGCAAGCAGCTCGACAAGTACCTGCAGCGCGAGCCGCACGACCTGCTGGTGCTCGACCTGATGATGGAGCCCGAGGACGGCCTCACCATCTGCAAGCGCCTGCGGGCCGAGGGCCACACGCTGCCGATCCTGATGCTGACGGCCAAGGGCGACCCGATGGACCGCGTCGCCGGCCTGGAAACGGGTGCCGACGACTACCTCGCCAAGCCCTTCGTGCCGGACGAGCTGGTGGCGCGCATCCGCGCGCTGCTGCGCCGGCAGAAGATGTCGGCCGGCGACCCCACCGTGACCACGCAGCGGCTGCGCTTCGGCGACTTCACCTTCGATGTCGGCAAGCAGACGCTGCTGCGCGGCGGCGAGCCGGTCGAAGTGCATTCGGCGCAGATGCTGCTGCTGCACGCGCTGGGATCGTCGCCGAACCGCGCGGTCAGCCGCGAGAACCTGCTGGCGCGGGCGCGCGGGCGCGACCATGACGCGCTCGACCGCAGCATCGACGTGCAGATCCTGCGGCTGCGCCAGATCGTCGAAGACGACCCGTCCAAGCCGCGCTTCATCAAGACCGTGTGGGGCGTCGGCTACATGCTGGTCGCCGGCGTGGAATCGTGA
- a CDS encoding RidA family protein: MNSATPEARLAAAGFVLPPAPVPRGSYAPACAFAGRISISGQTPRRDGIAMAGCCATEADIPAARVAAEVAMLNALAALRAAAGGRLAAVRQVTRLRGFVRAHGDFTRHSAVADSASALLALAFPDQALPARTVVGVASLPDRAWIEIELEACLA, translated from the coding sequence ATGAACTCCGCAACGCCGGAAGCGCGGCTCGCTGCCGCGGGCTTTGTGCTGCCGCCCGCGCCCGTGCCGCGCGGCAGCTACGCGCCGGCCTGCGCGTTCGCCGGCCGCATCAGCATCAGCGGCCAGACGCCGCGGCGAGACGGCATTGCGATGGCTGGCTGCTGCGCTACTGAAGCCGATATCCCGGCCGCCCGCGTTGCCGCCGAGGTGGCGATGCTGAATGCGCTGGCCGCGCTGCGCGCCGCCGCCGGTGGCCGGCTGGCGGCGGTTCGGCAGGTCACGCGGCTGCGCGGCTTCGTGCGTGCGCATGGCGATTTCACCCGGCATTCGGCCGTGGCGGACAGCGCCTCCGCGCTGCTGGCACTGGCGTTCCCCGATCAGGCGCTGCCAGCCCGCACCGTGGTGGGCGTGGCAAGCCTGCCGGACCGTGCCTGGATCGAGATCGAACTGGAGGCCTGCCTGGCGTGA
- a CDS encoding DUF4410 domain-containing protein produces the protein MRNALQTIARQTKRLTVAALAATAMLGAGCANAGVTGIDQMGLMQAVHADVIYVHAFDADAGQVKLDGGLVQKVRMMATGSSSASAQGQTAAEAREQVASEIVRELRGMGLNAVRSDAPAPAGASALVVEGDFRKIDEGSGRRRLLIGLGAGKSEVGADVRISYQPANGTPVPLQSFVASADSGHIPGVAETAGIGAAAGHVAMAAAGGAGVHGATEMTRDSISADATRLGNAIASQVAAASTEEGWLTASAAR, from the coding sequence ATGCGCAACGCTCTCCAGACCATCGCCAGGCAAACCAAGCGCCTGACCGTCGCCGCACTCGCCGCCACCGCCATGCTCGGCGCCGGCTGCGCCAACGCCGGTGTCACCGGCATCGACCAGATGGGCCTGATGCAGGCCGTGCACGCCGACGTGATCTACGTCCACGCGTTCGACGCCGATGCCGGGCAGGTGAAGCTCGACGGCGGCCTGGTGCAGAAGGTCAGGATGATGGCCACTGGCAGCTCGTCGGCGAGCGCGCAAGGCCAGACCGCCGCCGAAGCGCGCGAGCAGGTCGCCAGCGAAATCGTGCGCGAACTGCGCGGCATGGGCCTGAACGCGGTGCGTTCCGATGCGCCGGCGCCGGCTGGTGCCAGCGCGCTGGTCGTCGAGGGCGATTTCCGCAAGATCGATGAAGGCAGCGGCCGCCGCCGCCTGCTGATCGGCCTGGGTGCCGGCAAGAGCGAAGTCGGCGCCGACGTGCGCATCTCGTACCAGCCTGCCAACGGCACCCCGGTTCCGCTGCAGAGCTTTGTTGCCAGCGCAGATTCGGGTCATATTCCGGGCGTGGCGGAAACCGCGGGCATCGGCGCCGCGGCGGGGCATGTCGCGATGGCGGCAGCCGGTGGCGCCGGCGTGCACGGCGCCACGGAAATGACGCGTGACTCGATTTCCGCCGATGCCACGCGCCTGGGCAATGCGATCGCCAGTCAGGTCGCGGCTGCGAGCACCGAGGAAGGCTGGCTGACTGCTTCGGCGGCCCGGTAA
- a CDS encoding PhzF family phenazine biosynthesis protein yields the protein MPARGRVALIDVFVRGPGGGNPVPLVADAQGMSETDMQQVAAGHGHESAFVLPPSVDGADLRLRFFVPRHEMEMCGHATVGALWALRQWGRWTTPAARVETLSGIVTARWDDAARRVWISQPPVQASALDAAQRRAVAAVLGLPDDGARHAMTNACTSRVKTLVAMPDVASLSALQPDFTRMPALCDAIGSTGLYPYADAATEDPAVNPATRAVHARQFPRSSGYPEDAATGIAAAALWGHLAGDSPGVAPVLAVRQGETMGRPSEIVVAPRVAADGTAQGCWLSGVVRWSQS from the coding sequence ATGCCCGCGCGCGGCCGCGTCGCGCTGATCGATGTATTCGTGCGCGGTCCCGGCGGCGGCAATCCGGTGCCGCTGGTGGCCGATGCGCAAGGCATGTCCGAGACGGATATGCAGCAGGTCGCGGCGGGCCATGGGCATGAATCCGCCTTCGTGCTGCCGCCGTCAGTCGATGGGGCGGACCTGCGCCTGCGCTTTTTCGTGCCGCGGCACGAGATGGAGATGTGCGGCCATGCCACCGTGGGGGCGTTGTGGGCGCTGCGCCAGTGGGGCCGCTGGACCACGCCGGCCGCGCGCGTCGAGACGCTGAGCGGCATCGTGACGGCGCGCTGGGACGACGCGGCACGGCGCGTCTGGATCTCGCAGCCGCCGGTGCAGGCAAGCGCGCTGGATGCGGCCCAGCGCAGAGCGGTCGCCGCGGTGCTGGGCCTGCCGGACGATGGCGCCCGCCATGCCATGACCAATGCCTGCACCAGCCGCGTCAAGACACTGGTGGCGATGCCCGATGTGGCGTCGCTGTCCGCGCTGCAGCCGGATTTCACGCGGATGCCGGCGCTGTGCGATGCGATCGGGTCCACCGGGCTGTACCCGTACGCGGATGCGGCGACGGAGGATCCGGCAGTGAACCCGGCTACGCGGGCGGTACATGCCCGGCAGTTTCCCCGCTCCTCCGGCTACCCGGAGGACGCCGCCACCGGCATTGCCGCCGCGGCGCTGTGGGGCCACCTTGCCGGCGATTCTCCAGGTGTCGCACCGGTGCTCGCGGTACGGCAGGGCGAAACCATGGGCCGCCCGTCGGAGATCGTGGTGGCACCGCGCGTGGCGGCCGACGGCACGGCGCAGGGCTGCTGGCTCAGCGGCGTGGTGCGATGGAGCCAGTCATGA
- a CDS encoding nitrite reductase: MMRLARWLLSLALVCGMQSVSALDSAEPTAALYGQHCAACHGTDRLGGMGPALLPESLERLRPSELDTVLRDGRAATQMPAFGTTLAAPELQALARWLRTAPAAAPQWGADTIRASHVVMHAPGTLPAHPVFSADPQNLFVVVEAGSHHMTVLDGDRLTPIHRFATRFALHGGPKFSRDGRYVYMASRDGWVSKYDLWNLAYVAEIRVGINTRNVAVSDDGRWVLAGNTLPRTLVLLRAGDLSLARVIEVKGRSGDDSRVSAVYDAAPRHSFIAALKDIAEVWEIPYADAAGKPLASLAPRAIVLDDVLDDFFFDQPYRHILGASRSGGGQVIDLDQGRKVAALALGGMPHLGSGITWERDGHAVMASPDLGQGRIPVIDMQDWHTVATIPTNGPGFFLRSHENSRYAWADAMMSPRRDTLQVIDKQSLQVAGSVTPSPGRTAAHVEFTRDGRYALVSLMERDGAIVVYDAATLREVKRIPMDKPIGKYNVFNKTTRSAGTSH, encoded by the coding sequence ATGATGCGCCTCGCCCGATGGCTCCTGTCCCTGGCGCTGGTCTGCGGGATGCAATCCGTGTCCGCGCTTGATTCTGCCGAGCCAACTGCCGCGCTCTATGGCCAGCACTGTGCCGCCTGCCACGGGACCGACCGCCTCGGCGGCATGGGCCCCGCACTGCTGCCGGAAAGCCTGGAGCGGCTGCGCCCCAGCGAACTCGACACCGTGCTGCGCGACGGCCGCGCCGCAACGCAGATGCCGGCCTTCGGCACCACGCTGGCGGCGCCGGAACTGCAGGCGCTGGCGCGCTGGCTGCGCACGGCACCCGCCGCCGCGCCGCAATGGGGCGCCGACACGATCCGTGCCAGCCACGTCGTCATGCATGCACCCGGCACGCTGCCCGCGCATCCCGTCTTCAGCGCCGATCCGCAGAACCTGTTCGTGGTGGTCGAGGCGGGCAGCCATCACATGACCGTGCTCGACGGCGACCGGCTCACACCGATCCATCGCTTTGCCACGCGCTTCGCGCTGCACGGCGGCCCCAAGTTCAGCCGCGATGGGCGCTATGTCTACATGGCCAGCCGTGACGGCTGGGTCAGCAAGTATGACCTGTGGAACCTGGCCTATGTCGCCGAGATCCGTGTCGGCATCAACACGCGCAATGTGGCCGTCAGCGACGACGGGCGCTGGGTGCTGGCCGGCAATACGCTGCCGCGCACGCTGGTGCTGCTGCGCGCCGGCGACCTGTCGCTGGCGCGGGTGATCGAGGTCAAGGGCCGCAGCGGCGACGATTCGCGGGTGTCGGCGGTCTACGACGCGGCGCCGCGCCACAGCTTTATCGCGGCGCTGAAGGACATCGCCGAGGTCTGGGAGATCCCGTATGCCGACGCCGCCGGCAAGCCGCTGGCGTCGCTGGCGCCGCGTGCGATCGTGCTGGACGATGTGCTCGACGACTTCTTCTTCGACCAGCCTTACCGCCACATCCTCGGCGCATCGCGCAGCGGCGGCGGGCAGGTGATCGACCTCGACCAGGGCCGCAAGGTGGCCGCGCTGGCGCTCGGTGGCATGCCCCACCTCGGCAGCGGCATCACGTGGGAACGGGACGGCCATGCAGTGATGGCGTCGCCCGACCTCGGGCAGGGCCGCATCCCGGTGATCGACATGCAGGACTGGCACACCGTCGCCACCATCCCGACCAACGGCCCCGGCTTCTTCCTGCGCAGTCACGAGAACAGCCGCTACGCCTGGGCCGACGCGATGATGAGCCCGCGGCGCGACACGCTGCAGGTGATCGACAAGCAGAGCCTGCAGGTCGCCGGCAGCGTCACGCCCAGCCCGGGCCGCACCGCCGCGCACGTGGAATTCACGCGCGACGGGCGCTATGCGCTGGTCAGCCTGATGGAGCGCGACGGCGCGATCGTGGTCTATGACGCCGCCACGCTGCGGGAAGTGAAGCGCATCCCGATGGACAAGCCCATCGGCAAGTACAACGTCTTCAACAAGACCACGCGTTCGGCCGGCACCAGTCATTGA